In Ipomoea triloba cultivar NCNSP0323 chromosome 15, ASM357664v1, one genomic interval encodes:
- the LOC116006183 gene encoding pentatricopeptide repeat-containing protein At2g20540, which produces MATKTGVLTIKGLEDMLMPILRNCKNIAHMKKIHSQVIKFSLTQSNFLVAKMIDFCDKIGAIEYASLLFKHVEEPNIYLFNSMIRAYTQKHMYVSCIDVYTMMMRQLKREEPIFPDSYTYPFVIRSSGGLLSADLGKQFHGHVCKLGLESNNVIENSLLNMYVKCEEISEAHKLFEEMAMRDVISWNSLISGYLKLGKVRRARTLFEEMPDKNIVSWTTMISGYTKIGCYGDALDVFRRMQMAGVKPDWISLVAVLPACAHLGALEVGEWIHFYAAKNGLLRRTCVCNALMEMYSKCGNVNKAWQVFNEMSDRDVISWSTMIGGLANHGRAHDAIGLFKEMEKTNVKPNEITFVGLLSACGHANLVDEGLRYFDSMRDDYKISPDIEHYGCLVDLLARAGNLNRALEIIRSMPMKADSAIWGSLLSSCRTHRNLETAVVAVEHLFELEPDDTGNYVLLANIYADMGKWDCVSAMRRFIRSKSMKKMPGCSLIEVNSVVQEFVSGDNSKAFSKDIYQVLQLLALHQSKASNIIETTNGDEFLDIHFL; this is translated from the coding sequence ATGGCCACAAAAACTGGAGTCTTGACAATCAAAGGGTTAGAAGATATGTTGATGCCCATTTTGAGAAATTGTAAGAACATAGCCCACATGAAGAAAATACATTCCCAAGTGATTAAGTTTTCATTGACACAAAGCAATTTCTTGGTGGcaaaaatgatagatttttgtGATAAAATTGGGGCTATAGAATATGCTAGTTTGCTATTCAAGCATGTTGAAGAGCCAAACATATATTTGTTCAATTCTATGATCAGAGCCTACACGCAGAAGCATATGTATGTATCCTGCATAGATGTGTATACAATGATGATGAGACAACTCAAACGTGAAGAGCCCATTTTTCCTGATTCATATACGTATCCATTTGTTATTAGGTCATCTGGAGGCCTTCTAAGCGCAGATTTGGGTAAACAATTTCATGGGCATGTATGTAAATTAGGGTTGGAGTCCAATAATGTGATAGAGAATTCATTGCTAAATATGTATGTTAAGTGTGAGGAAATAAGTGAAGCACATAAGCTGTTTGAGGAAATGGCTATGAGAGATGTGATTTCTTGGAATAGTCTTATTTCTGGGTACCTAAAGTTGGGTAAAGTTAGAAGGGCAAGAACCTTATTTGAAGAGATGCCTGATAAGAATATTGTTTCTTGGACAACTATGATTTCTGGTTACACGAAAATCGGGTGTTATGGGGATGCATTAGATGTTTTTAGGAGAATGCAGATGGCTGGGGTGAAACCCGATTGGATCAGTTTAGTTGCAGTTTTGCCAGCTTGTGCACACCTGGGGGCACTAGAGGTAGGAGAATGGATTCACTTTTATGCGGCTAAAAATGGGTTATTGAGGAGGACTTGTGTATGCAATGCACTGATGGAAATGTATTCAAAGTGTGGTAATGTGAACAAAGCTTGGCAGGTGTTTAATGAGATGTCCGATAGGGATGTGATCTCTTGGAGTACGATGATTGGGGGTCTAGCAAATCACGGAAGAGCTCACGATGCCATAGGGTTATTCAAAGAAATGGAAAAGACCAATGTTAAACCAAATGAGATCACATTTGTTGGTCTATTATCAGCTTGTGGACATGCTAATCTTGTGGATGAGGGTTTGAGGTACTTTGATTCTATGAGAGATGATTATAAGATAAGCCCTGATATCGAACATTACGGTTGTCTTGTTGATCTTCTTGCACGTGCAGGGAACCTCAACCGTGCTCTTGAAATCATAAGGAGCATGCCGATGAAGGCAGACTCTGCAATATGGGGTTCTCTGTTGAGTTCTTGCAGAACTCATCGAAATCTCGAAACTGCAGTCGTTGCAGTGGAGCATCTATTTGAACTTGAACCTGACGATACTGGTAACTATGTTCTTCTAGCAAACATCTATGCAGATATGGGAAAGTGGGATTGTGTATCAGCAATGAGGAGATTTATAAGGAGTAAGAGCATGAAGAAAATGCCAGGCTGCAGTCTCATTGAGGTAAACAGTGTGGTTCAAGAATTTGTTTCTGGTGATAATTCAAAGGCGTTTTCAAAGGATATCTATCAAGTGCTACAGCTTTTGGCCTTGCACCAGAGCAAAGCTAGTAACATAATTGAAACCACAAATGGGGATGAATTCCTTGACATTCATTTTCTTTGA